Proteins encoded within one genomic window of Pseudomonadota bacterium:
- a CDS encoding glutamine synthetase produces the protein VPGQGSVDDSDKLIIPLSESFRKIEFANENLGFLIGRISEEHGERSSCDPRSLLERVLDQAEAEFGLSFLASPEHEFFLLTDDEFSTDLHSDKAGYFYAGPQDKGEFTRRKIVQTLGNSGIHFEKMHHEVTPSQHEINLAPLDPLSVADRTVLFTYVAHRVAYENDLHATFMPKPFNGQNRSALHIHLSAQDKEGKPVFYDHAAENNLSQTAKYFIGGILKYARETSIIMAATFNSYKAYIPGREAPVVRGWGYKNRSSMIRVPYTIDPKEKRFEIRSPDPAGNIYLQMATLIGMGLEGLRQKTACGKPDIGSNYKKRSSHLWDNQFLPKSMFEALVEAEKSKFLKSFLGSPLYEQYMALKTEEWEAYRTYVTPREHRKNLST, from the coding sequence GTTCCGGGCCAGGGAAGTGTTGATGACAGTGACAAGCTCATTATTCCCCTTTCAGAAAGTTTTCGGAAAATTGAGTTCGCGAATGAAAATTTGGGTTTTCTGATTGGCAGAATAAGTGAGGAGCATGGAGAAAGATCATCTTGTGATCCGAGATCACTATTGGAAAGGGTTTTGGATCAAGCCGAAGCAGAATTTGGTTTATCTTTTCTTGCCAGTCCTGAGCATGAATTCTTTTTACTGACCGACGATGAATTCAGTACTGATCTCCATAGCGACAAAGCCGGGTATTTTTATGCCGGCCCGCAAGATAAAGGGGAGTTTACGCGCCGTAAAATTGTCCAGACCCTGGGAAATAGCGGCATTCATTTTGAAAAAATGCACCATGAGGTAACCCCATCACAACATGAAATTAATCTTGCACCTCTTGACCCACTGAGTGTTGCTGATAGAACTGTTCTTTTTACCTACGTGGCCCATCGAGTCGCATATGAGAATGATTTGCACGCGACTTTCATGCCGAAACCATTCAATGGTCAGAATCGAAGCGCTCTCCACATTCATCTGTCCGCTCAGGATAAAGAAGGCAAGCCTGTATTTTACGACCATGCGGCTGAAAATAATCTCAGCCAAACCGCAAAATATTTTATTGGCGGGATCCTCAAATATGCCCGGGAAACGTCGATTATTATGGCGGCAACCTTTAATTCCTATAAAGCTTATATTCCCGGCAGGGAAGCTCCGGTGGTCAGGGGCTGGGGCTACAAAAATCGCAGCTCAATGATCAGGGTTCCTTATACAATAGATCCTAAGGAAAAACGCTTTGAGATTCGCTCCCCGGATCCGGCGGGCAATATATATCTGCAAATGGCGACTTTGATCGGTATGGGACTGGAAGGACTCAGACAAAAAACAGCTTGCGGCAAACCTGATATAGGGAGCAATTATAAGAAGAGAAGTTCTCACTTATGGGATAATCAGTTCCTCCCCAAAAGTATGTTTGAAGCCCTTGTCGAAGCTGAAAAAAGTAAATTTTTAAAATCTTTTCTCGGTAGTCCCTTGTACGAGCAATACATGGCTTTAAAAACTGAAGAGTGGGAAGCATACCGTACCTATGTTACCCCTCGGGAACATAGAAAAAATTTGAGTACTTAA
- a CDS encoding KamA family radical SAM protein, which translates to MQNSYDISQLRDVVPKLFASDDESTNDLENWRADLLTLLDELANEALGRQSSARLDLAHQINRSASILRTFFSPHSEEKSGFSVVQALFDITHNVERQDLQPAFYAELIFLFKGLCGYKTGPETLVKDDHGETDLEGREAAILRSQQLDAMMLRAESFMSRYSDGLEPDTVLRRHQRQNQIKKYFGASDAQWQDWRWQIQHIVQDAETLSKLVTLTPEQVAAVDRARRHRLPFGVTPHYLSLMDDEDLDLRRDAAVRAQVLPPPEYVEEVVNTRQTQGDFSDLDFMLEEDTSPIDLITRRYPAICIFKPFNTCPQICVYCQRNWEIEDAMAADALASPKKIETAVKWIAEHPAIREVLITGGDPLAMEDELVERIVGMVAAIPTVERIRIGTRTLVTMPMRITDRLAAFLGSLRRPGQREVVVVTHIENSYELTPEVVGAIERLKRQGIGVYNQLVYTFFVSRRFEAASLRRRLRLLGVDPYYSFNTKGKEETIDYRVPIARLLQEQTEEARVSPGIERTDEAVFNVPGQGKSYIRSTRQRHLIGLTADGSRIYEFYPWEDDIVKISPTPYIYKDVPILDYLKRLAAIGEKMEDYQTIWSYN; encoded by the coding sequence TTGCAGAATTCTTATGATATTTCCCAATTGCGGGATGTGGTGCCAAAATTGTTTGCCTCAGATGACGAGAGCACTAATGATCTGGAAAATTGGCGGGCTGATCTTTTAACTCTGCTTGATGAACTGGCCAATGAGGCCCTGGGTCGACAATCTTCGGCTCGACTGGATCTGGCGCATCAGATAAATCGATCCGCCTCCATTTTACGAACCTTTTTTTCACCTCATTCGGAGGAGAAAAGCGGCTTTTCTGTAGTCCAGGCCCTATTTGATATTACTCACAACGTTGAGCGCCAGGATTTACAACCGGCTTTTTATGCCGAGCTTATTTTTTTGTTTAAAGGGTTGTGCGGCTACAAAACCGGCCCTGAGACTCTCGTCAAAGACGATCATGGGGAGACTGATCTTGAAGGACGCGAAGCGGCGATTTTACGTTCTCAACAATTAGATGCTATGATGCTCAGGGCTGAGAGTTTCATGTCGCGTTACAGTGACGGCCTGGAACCGGATACCGTGCTTCGTCGCCACCAGCGCCAAAACCAGATAAAAAAATACTTTGGGGCCAGCGATGCCCAGTGGCAGGATTGGCGCTGGCAGATTCAGCATATTGTTCAGGACGCCGAGACCCTCAGCAAACTGGTGACTTTGACCCCGGAGCAAGTTGCGGCCGTTGATCGGGCCCGGCGTCATCGTCTCCCGTTTGGAGTAACGCCCCACTATCTTTCCTTGATGGACGATGAAGATCTTGATTTGCGCAGAGATGCGGCAGTCAGAGCTCAGGTATTGCCGCCGCCGGAGTATGTTGAAGAGGTAGTTAATACACGACAAACGCAAGGTGATTTTTCTGATCTTGATTTCATGCTGGAAGAGGATACTTCGCCGATCGATCTTATTACCAGGCGTTATCCAGCCATATGTATTTTCAAGCCTTTTAATACCTGCCCGCAAATTTGTGTCTATTGTCAGCGTAATTGGGAGATTGAAGACGCCATGGCGGCTGACGCCCTGGCATCGCCGAAGAAGATCGAAACCGCGGTTAAATGGATTGCCGAACACCCGGCGATTCGTGAAGTCTTGATAACCGGTGGTGATCCGCTGGCCATGGAAGATGAACTGGTCGAACGTATAGTCGGTATGGTCGCCGCCATTCCCACGGTTGAGCGTATCCGTATCGGAACCCGGACCCTGGTAACCATGCCGATGCGAATTACAGACCGTCTGGCTGCCTTTTTGGGCTCCCTGCGACGGCCGGGACAGCGTGAAGTTGTGGTAGTTACCCATATTGAGAACAGTTACGAGTTGACTCCTGAGGTTGTGGGTGCTATTGAGCGGCTCAAACGTCAGGGTATCGGGGTATACAACCAGCTGGTCTACACATTTTTTGTCTCACGCCGTTTCGAGGCTGCTTCTTTACGTCGCCGTCTGCGTTTGCTTGGTGTTGATCCCTATTACAGTTTTAATACCAAGGGCAAAGAAGAAACCATCGACTACCGGGTACCGATTGCCCGCCTGCTCCAGGAGCAAACCGAAGAAGCTCGAGTTTCTCCCGGCATCGAACGTACCGACGAGGCCGTTTTCAATGTTCCGGGACAGGGTAAAAGTTATATTCGCTCAACCCGTCAACGCCATCTGATCGGGTTGACCGCCGATGGCTCACGAATCTATGAGTTCTATCCCTGGGAAGATGATATTGTTAAGATTTCACCAACTCCCTACATATACAAGGATGTGCCGATTCTGGATTATCTTAAGAGGCTGGCGGCAATCGGGGAGAAGATGGAAGATTATCAAACAATATGGTCGTATAATTAA
- a CDS encoding KamA family radical SAM protein produces MAEEWIEQIKDQVNTVAKLEKYINISEDELEAINTLNTKWGATPYFASLMDRDDPSCPIRRQIVPSLKEQINKYGMKDYLVWKENRSTAEVRPDCIARQYHDRIAFTVTDICATYCRHCFRKELVVDKTLELRFDVEDGLVWISEHTEIRDVLITGGDPLLFSDDKLEYLVARLREIPHVEMIRIGSRLPIVLPQRITAGLKKAVGGFHQVPVWLNTQCNHPKEITEKTEKAVYELLSCGINVGNQAVLLKGINDDVDTFKELHQKLLRTRIRPYYVFYCEPAPGMDHFRTPVEKGAELIRDAIRGHTSGLAQPMYVLATNIGKIPLMPDYYIVEHNEKEYTLRNYKNEITKIPNIPG; encoded by the coding sequence ATGGCCGAAGAATGGATTGAGCAAATAAAAGATCAAGTTAACACAGTTGCGAAGCTGGAAAAATATATTAACATCTCTGAAGATGAACTGGAGGCAATCAATACTTTAAACACCAAGTGGGGGGCAACCCCTTATTTTGCCTCTTTAATGGATCGGGATGATCCCTCTTGTCCGATTCGGAGACAGATAGTTCCATCCCTAAAAGAGCAAATTAATAAATACGGGATGAAAGATTACCTGGTCTGGAAAGAGAATCGCTCCACCGCTGAAGTTCGCCCGGATTGTATCGCCCGCCAGTACCATGATCGGATTGCTTTTACGGTTACCGACATTTGCGCGACTTATTGTCGCCACTGCTTTCGCAAAGAATTGGTTGTTGATAAAACTTTAGAATTGCGTTTTGATGTAGAAGATGGACTTGTCTGGATCAGCGAACATACGGAAATCCGCGACGTCCTGATTACGGGTGGCGATCCCTTACTTTTTTCAGATGATAAATTGGAATACCTGGTCGCCAGGCTCCGTGAAATTCCGCATGTAGAAATGATCCGTATCGGCTCCCGGCTGCCGATAGTTCTCCCCCAGCGGATTACAGCTGGATTAAAAAAAGCTGTCGGCGGTTTTCACCAAGTTCCTGTCTGGCTTAATACCCAATGTAACCACCCGAAAGAGATTACCGAAAAAACCGAAAAAGCGGTTTACGAATTATTGAGCTGTGGTATTAATGTGGGAAATCAGGCGGTATTGTTGAAGGGGATCAATGATGACGTGGATACCTTCAAAGAATTGCACCAGAAATTGCTTCGTACTCGTATTCGACCCTATTATGTATTTTATTGCGAACCGGCTCCGGGGATGGACCATTTTCGGACGCCGGTGGAAAAAGGGGCGGAGTTGATCCGTGATGCCATACGTGGCCACACCAGCGGCCTGGCGCAACCAATGTATGTGCTGGCAACTAATATCGGCAAGATTCCATTAATGCCGGATTACTACATTGTAGAGCATAATGAAAAAGAATATACCTTACGAAACTATAAAAACGAAATTACTAAAATTCCTAATATACCTGGATAA